Genomic segment of Terriglobales bacterium:
GGGTGGAAAGCGTGAGCACGAAACCGCGGCGGCCCTGCTTGTCCTGGGTTTGCCCGACCAGCCGGCCCGGCATCTGGCGAACGAATTTTTCCTTGGTCGCGATGACGCCGGCATAAGGTCCGCCGAAGCTCAGCGGCACGCCGAACGACTGCGCCTCCATGGCGACAATGTCCGCCTCCTGCGGCGGCTTTACGATCCCGAGCGAGACCGCCTCGGCAATCGCCACCACCAGCAGCGCGCCCTTGCGATGGGCAATGTCGGCGATCGCTGCCACGTCTTCAATCGTGCCGAAAAAGTTCGGTGACTGGATGAGCACGCACGCAGTGTCCTCGGTGATCGCCTTTTCCAGCGCCGCCATGTTGATCCGGCCGCTCTCGAGGTAGGCGACCTCCGAGATCGGCATGCCCTGGTTCTTGGCGTAGCTGGCCAGAACCTCGCGGTATTCCGGGTGGACGCTGCGAGCCACCACGGCGCCGCGGCGCCCGATCACGCGAGCGGCCATCATCGCCGCCTCGGTGGTCGCGGTGGAACCGTCGTACATCGAGGCGTTCGCGACTTCCATGCCGGCGAGTTCGCAGATCATGGTCTGGAATTCGAAGATGGCC
This window contains:
- the gcvPA gene encoding aminomethyl-transferring glycine dehydrogenase subunit GcvPA gives rise to the protein AIFEFQTMICELAGMEVANASMYDGSTATTEAAMMAARVIGRRGAVVARSVHPEYREVLASYAKNQGMPISEVAYLESGRINMAALEKAITEDTACVLIQSPNFFGTIEDVAAIADIAHRKGALLVVAIAEAVSLGIVKPPQEADIVAMEAQSFGVPLSFGGPYAGVIATKEKFVRQMPGRLVGQTQDKQGRRGFVLTLSTREQHIRREKATSNICTNQALIALMATVFMTVYGREGLKELAVQNLAKTAYAVEQFGKSTQVLFQGAPRFNEFVVQTGDDPKTLNDRMLDQKIIGGLPLKKFYPELGNASLWCCTELTRKTAIDAAARGLSAQGARERGVLEAPEVAR